In Lolium rigidum isolate FL_2022 chromosome 3, APGP_CSIRO_Lrig_0.1, whole genome shotgun sequence, the genomic window TTCTTTTACCAGGTCTCCTTTGCAAGATCAGAGTTTTCCATGGCATTCCCTTATGTTGCAATGGCAGATGATGATAAATTGGAGAGTTCACTGCTATCTGGGTTTGTTGAGAATTGTGACAGTGACTTCCAAGGAAACCACATCACATACACAGACACGTGTACAGTAAGCGGTGAATATCTGAAGAAACATCAGAACATGGATTCTATTCATGTATGTTATTGTAGTTTTCCTAAAAGAactcctttatttctctctatgtTGAATATCGACAACATATACATTCCAGGACTTGGTGATGTCACGGATGGGAAGGAACCCAGGTGGAAAAACTGATCTGATTGTCTTCTGTAATGGTGGTTTCAAGGATTTAGATAATGCAAAATCGGAAGGTTAGATTAAGTGGACTAGTTTTTGTACATCCACCTTCTGGATAACTGTATTCTGACATTCTGCTATTCTACTTCAGGGGAGTTGCTTTCCGAGCTGGTTGCTGTGCTGAAAAAGTCTGGGGCTAAATATACAGTTCTTTATGCTTCCCAACCCTATGGTTTGGTGGAGAAGACTTCCAACTTGCCAATAACCAGGTATCTTGCAGAGAAGACCAACACTAGTACGGAACCTGGCCTAGGCGGATGTGATGGAGAGTGCGCAGTAAAATCAAGTCTTCTGGAGGGAGTTTTTGTTGTAAGTTGTCACCTGGACTCTGTTTTGTTACTGCTCACCCTTTCTGCTCCGGCTGTTTACTAGCAGTTTAATGATGTTATTGCTTTCACTGCAACTGCCTACTATGTTCTTGTGCCCTTTACATGTATATAATACTTGTTTGTACCTTGTCGAAGATTACTACTCCTGGTATTCCTTGTATCATTTTCTCACACTTGTCCACAATCTGCAGGggctagtgatgctcatcatcttGATATCAGGATTCTGTTGTATGATGGGGATCGATACCCCCTCAAGGTTTGAGGCTCCCCGGGATTAGGAGTCTTGGTGTTAGGTTGCCCGTCAGATGCTAAAGCTCAAGGCAGGCTTGGGAAATACGAATAGCAGATGTTCTTTCGTCCGAAATGTGGATATAATCGCGTCGATGTATTATTAGTTTACCTTTACCGAGGCATGCCATCAAATTTTGTGTAATATCATTACATCTGGTACCTAGGACGGAAAATAGGACGGACTATAAAGATGTAGCTGAGCTGAAAACACATTCTTGCGCCAGGGTTGTGTTGTACAAAATATTTCTGTGAATAACATGGCATTTGTCCATGAATAAAATATTTGCATTTGTTTACTTATTTGATGTTTGTTTAAGCTAATGATGCCATCTCTGTTTGCATTGCGGTGGTCATGCACCTGGTTTGCATCGCTGTGGATCTGTTTTGCATAGCCAGCTTCTgcctaaatcaagtattatctgtAATCACAAGTTATTTTTCTCGTGACGGATTATATTCAGCAAGTGCAGACTGAAGCAATCGAACTAAGGGCCCTAAGATTGCGATGGCAATGGCTAGAGTGGATGGATCCGACCAAAATTTGGATtggtttagggcatctccaacggggtgactcatcccgcgcccgcgcgtccggatgggtcgagccggacaaaatcccggcccaacgcggggacgcaccgcaaaagcggacggctgcggcgtccggaacgacgcaaacccggcccaaatctgggctaggtttgcgtggccgcggatggcacgcgccgtccgctcgcgtccgggcgctggtcgcctcgtctcccttgggcccacctgtcggtgacccgggaggctattaaatggggactagaggcgatctggccctccactccagtccccactccactcccgcagcgaaaccgccgccatggccccgaagcgacggttcacttccggagccaacgacgacgaggcgagcagcagccgccgtcgtccgccaGCGCTGCGGCCATCcggaggaaaccgaggcggcctccacatcggagaggccgcccgcggcggcgcggcattgccgcaaccgccgccgctgctgctcgagcccaagcccgagtcctcggaggaggaccccgacctccgcgccgcgctgctcatctcggcggcggaggaggacgcgaaatggccgcacctccatgcggccattcgcacctccgagatggaggaagcggcccggcgaggcggtggaggaagccgaggcccgGGAGCCGtgcgcccaggcccgccaggcgcgacgggaggaggaggaagcggcgcggcgggaggaggccacgcgccgcgcggaggagcatcggtgcgaggagcagcggcggcaggagtctcggcgccgcgcggaggaggagcggcgccagaaggccaggcgtcgcgcctggcaggagagggagcagcgcctcagggagaggcgctgctccgtgcgccgccgctacctcgggtggctccggacccccactcggcctgggaggaggccctgtggtctccgtggccggagtccccggcgcggtcgagccacaacagtgcctcgccgcccggggacgtcgtccacgacgacgacgacgcctacaggggctaggcggcgcaccggcggccaccgtgccgccgaccaaaccctaatagagggtttttagtttaaattttaaagcccatataggggcttcttttgttagttatttgcccaaaatagggctatgtacaaatttgcccaaaatagggcatatgtttaatcaaatttcgttttaATTTGCATTTttacttttgttttgctatttctCTGATTATGCGCTGCGTccacgcgttgggcgcagcgtgcgacccaaacggacacgcggacgcgggccgctgtccgcgtgtccgctcggccacccaaacggcccgaaACGGACGGCTCAAATCGTCCGTTTGAGTCGCGcggttgaagatgcccttaggaAATCCTTGCACAGAGGTGGACACAGACCTATTCTATGCCTCGTCGGTAATTGGGGTGGGCAATGgggcaaaaaaaaaatcctttttAGGATGCCCTCTGGCTAAATGGTTCATCACTACACATTAGTCCGGCCGAGAAACTTGTTTCAGTTGAGGAAAAAACAAGAAAACACAGTACACATGCATGATTGACGAAAGCGAGACGACACGCATTGATGCCTAGCTAGAGCGTGATTCACGGATGCGTGAGGACATTGCCAGCCGTGTGCCCGTGTAGAGAGAATGTGGACGAATGTAGGCGTGAGACACGACCCGGAGATGAAATAAGAGCGAGGGACCACCTCGCTGAAGTTCGTACTGAAGACACGCACCGGTGAAATTGACATTGATAGAGGTGATGGCTCGTGAAACACGTCTCGGATAGCTCTAATTCGAGAGGACTCGTATACATCCAACAGCCTATGCGTTTGGACATGTATAAATAGGCTCTTCCCTCCATCTCCATGccatcaaacaaattaagacacgcACATTCACAAAAAAACACACACAATGTCGCCTCATCCTCTAGCCACCGTCCGCTCGCCTGCACCTAAGCCACCCCCACCCTCCTATTTCCAATCTACTCCAGTTAGCCAAGACACGATCCAGCAAAAGGAGCTTCTTCTCCACCTGTATGCTTACCAGCACCTCCAGGGAAGACCAAATGGTAACCAGAGAGTCATAGTGGATCCAGAGCTTCCCGGGCATTTCGGCACCCTCGCTGCCAATGACTGGAGCATATACGATGGCCCGGCTGATGGCCccggtgcaaatcttgttgcgcgTGCTCAAGGTTTGCACATTGGGGCTCAGATGGCTAAAGAAAGCTATTTCATCTGTTTTAACATGGTGTTCGTCGATCCGAGGTTCAACCTTTCTAACTTAAACTTAGCTGTGTATGCATTAACTAATACTAAACTAAAGAAATATGCCTCATCTCTGTATACTCGGAACAGGTTTATGGGCTCCAGTTTCAAGGTGATGGGGGATTTTCAAGCAAATGAAGGCGAGTGGGCAATCGTCGGCGGGACCGGAGAGTTTGCGTATGCACAAGGTGTCATCACTTACAAGAAGACCCAATTGGCAACAGGAGGAAATATGAGAGAACTTCATGTTCGTGCTTTGTGCCTTTCCTTGTCAAAACCAGCGGTGAGATCCTCCCTCGATAT contains:
- the LOC124699292 gene encoding uncharacterized protein LOC124699292 isoform X1, translated to MAVKVAFAAVAVMLLATWHLAAAAPLTAPAFLWAPENYGLDEAKEAVHYQTISPASLAKSVLDEGGWSKLVCSREGSHKNVDIAVVFLGSKLQSSDMSKDKQVDPSLADTLKVSFARSEFSMAFPYVAMADDDKLESSLLSGFVENCDSDFQGNHITYTDTCTVSGEYLKKHQNMDSIHDLVMSRMGRNPGGKTDLIVFCNGGFKDLDNAKSEGELLSELVAVLKKSGAKYTVLYASQPYGLVEKTSNLPITRYLAEKTNTSTEPGLGGCDGECAVKSSLLEGVFVGLVMLIILISGFCCMMGIDTPSRFEAPRD
- the LOC124699292 gene encoding uncharacterized protein LOC124699292 isoform X2 translates to MAVKVAFAAVAVMLLATWHLAAAAPLTAPAFLWAPENYGLDEAKEAVHYQTISPASLAKSVLDEGGWSKLVCSREGSHKNVDIAVVFLGSKLQSSDMSKDKQVDPSLADTLKVSFARSEFSMAFPYVAMADDDKLESSLLSGFVENCDSDFQGNHITYTDTCTDLVMSRMGRNPGGKTDLIVFCNGGFKDLDNAKSEGELLSELVAVLKKSGAKYTVLYASQPYGLVEKTSNLPITRYLAEKTNTSTEPGLGGCDGECAVKSSLLEGVFVGLVMLIILISGFCCMMGIDTPSRFEAPRD
- the LOC124699293 gene encoding uncharacterized protein LOC124699293; amino-acid sequence: MSPHPLATVRSPAPKPPPPSYFQSTPVSQDTIQQKELLLHLYAYQHLQGRPNGNQRVIVDPELPGHFGTLAANDWSIYDGPADGPGANLVARAQGLHIGAQMAKESYFICFNMVFVDPRFMGSSFKVMGDFQANEGEWAIVGGTGEFAYAQGVITYKKTQLATGGNMRELHVRALCLSLSKPAETPCSDSSIPDIGPWGKTSGEFLDVPAIPQRLESVTIRHSPHIVSLAFSFTDQAGEKHTVGPWGGQGLPPNVYSKETIELGPSEFVKEIRGTVLPAGPLAVQYTIAAVIASLEIDTNIRTYGPFGLRNAHPFSVPVHGNNSIIGFFARAGKYVEALGVYVGPSVSN